One Micromonospora sp. WMMD1120 genomic region harbors:
- a CDS encoding GH1 family beta-glucosidase, with amino-acid sequence MSTAPMPEFPTGFRWGVSTSAHQIEGGAEADGRGPSIWDTFAREPGRISDGSSGAVACDHYHRHTEDVALLAGLGVSAYRFSIAWPRIQPTGTGPANPAGLDFYDRLVDDLLGAGVDPVATLYHWDLPQPLEDDGGWLRRDTAARFAGYAELVADRLGDRVRLWITLNEPFIHMSLGYGMGAHAPGRALLFDAFPVAHHQLLGHGLAVRALRAHTASPVAIANNYSPVRILGDSDADRAAGAAYQALHNRLFTDPLLGRGYPELPGFDPGVVHPGDLDTIAAPIDVLGVNYYNPTGVRAAEEGSPLPFDLVPLDGYPRTAFDWPVAPDGLRDLLGWLRDTYGDALPPIEITEGGCAYDDVPDADGRVADPERIAYLDGHLRAVAAAIDDGVDVRGYFVWSLLDNWEWAEGFTKRFGLVHVDYATQTRTPKSSYTWFRDVIAAGRPGSER; translated from the coding sequence ATGTCGACAGCACCGATGCCCGAGTTCCCCACCGGCTTCCGCTGGGGCGTCTCCACGTCCGCCCACCAGATCGAGGGCGGCGCCGAGGCCGACGGGCGCGGTCCGTCCATCTGGGACACCTTCGCCCGCGAGCCGGGACGGATCAGCGACGGCAGCAGCGGCGCGGTGGCCTGCGACCACTACCACCGGCACACCGAGGACGTCGCGCTGCTGGCCGGGTTGGGCGTCTCCGCCTACCGCTTCTCGATCGCCTGGCCCCGGATCCAACCCACCGGCACCGGTCCGGCGAACCCCGCCGGCCTCGACTTCTACGACCGGCTGGTGGACGACCTGCTGGGCGCGGGCGTCGACCCGGTGGCCACCCTCTACCACTGGGATCTGCCCCAGCCCCTGGAGGACGACGGCGGCTGGCTGCGCCGCGACACCGCCGCCAGGTTCGCCGGGTACGCCGAGCTGGTCGCCGACCGACTCGGCGACCGGGTCCGGCTCTGGATCACCCTCAACGAACCGTTCATCCACATGAGCCTCGGGTACGGCATGGGCGCCCACGCCCCCGGCCGGGCGCTGCTCTTCGACGCCTTCCCGGTCGCCCACCACCAACTGCTCGGGCACGGGCTCGCGGTGCGGGCGCTACGGGCGCACACCGCCAGCCCGGTGGCGATCGCCAACAACTACTCGCCGGTGCGGATACTCGGCGACAGCGACGCCGACCGCGCCGCCGGGGCCGCGTACCAGGCGCTGCACAACCGGCTCTTCACCGACCCGCTGCTCGGCCGCGGCTACCCGGAGCTGCCCGGCTTCGACCCGGGCGTCGTCCACCCCGGCGACCTCGACACCATCGCCGCGCCGATCGACGTGCTGGGGGTCAACTACTACAACCCCACCGGTGTACGGGCGGCGGAGGAGGGTTCACCCCTGCCGTTCGACCTCGTGCCGCTCGACGGTTACCCGCGTACCGCCTTCGACTGGCCGGTGGCCCCGGACGGGCTGCGCGACCTGCTCGGTTGGCTCCGTGACACCTACGGCGACGCGCTGCCACCGATCGAGATCACCGAGGGCGGCTGCGCGTACGACGACGTGCCGGACGCGGACGGGCGGGTGGCGGACCCGGAGCGGATCGCGTACCTCGACGGGCACCTGCGGGCGGTCGCCGCCGCCATCGACGACGGGGTGGACGTCCGCGGCTACTTCGTCTGGTCGCTGCTGGACAACTGGGAGTGGGCCGAGGGGTTCACCAAGCGCTTCGGTCTGGTGCACGTCGACTACGCCACCCAGACCCGTACGCCGAAGTCGTCGTACACCTGGTTCCGGGACGTGATCGCGGCCGGCCGGCCGGGGTCGGAGCGGTGA
- the aceE gene encoding pyruvate dehydrogenase (acetyl-transferring), homodimeric type — MATERKRPVISDGLPSQLPDIDPDETSEWVESLDGVIDERGAKRARYVMLRLLERARERQVGVPPLTTTDYINTITPEREPWFPGDEHVERRIRAYVRWNAAMLVHRAQRPEIGVGGHISTFASSASLYEVGFNHFFRGKNHPGGGDQIFYQGHASPGMYARAFLEGRLSEHQLDGFRQELSHPGGGLPSYPHPRLMPDFWEFPTVSMGLGGLNAIYQARFNRYLQHRGIKDTSQQHVWAFLGDGEMDEPETLGAIGVAAREELDNLTFVINCNLQRLDGPVRGNGKVMQELEAFFRGAGWNVIKVVWGREWDPLLAADTDGALVNLMNTTTDGDYQTYKAESGAYVREHFFGRDARTRKMVESLSDDEIWNLKRGGHDYRKLYAAYKAATEHTGQPTVILAKTIKGWTLGSHFEGRNATHQMKKLTLEDLKTFRDRLYLDIPDKALEENPYLPPYYHPGEKSEELAYLKERREQLGGYLPSRRTSTKRLTIPGPERFADVKRGSGKQKVATTMAFVRLLKDIMKDKEFGKRWVPIIPDEARTFGLDSIFPTAKIYSPHGQRYTSVDRELFLSYKESTTGQILHEGINEAGSVASFTAAGSAYATHDEPMIPMYIFYSMFGFQRTADGLWAAADQMARGFLLGATAGRTTLNGEGLQHEDGHSLLLAATNPAVVAYDPAFSFEIAHIMEQGLHRMYGDAQENVFYYLTVYNEPILQPAEPEGVDVEGLLKGIYRYSPAPQVDGPKANVLASGTGMQWALKAQQLLAQDWGVAADVWSVTSWTELRRDAVQAEEHNLLNPGSEAKVPYITQKLADADGPKVAVSDWMRAVPDLIARWVPGDYTSLGTDGFGMSDTRHALRRHFHVDAESIVVATLRQLARSGAVDAAVPAEAAKKYAIDDVNAAPVGETGGDS; from the coding sequence GTGGCTACGGAACGCAAGCGCCCGGTGATCAGCGACGGCCTGCCGAGCCAGCTTCCGGACATCGACCCTGACGAAACGAGCGAATGGGTCGAGTCGCTTGACGGTGTCATCGACGAACGCGGTGCCAAGCGCGCCCGCTACGTCATGCTGCGCCTGCTGGAGCGGGCCCGTGAGCGCCAGGTCGGGGTTCCGCCCCTGACCACCACCGACTACATCAACACCATCACGCCGGAGCGCGAACCCTGGTTCCCGGGTGACGAGCACGTCGAGCGGCGCATCCGGGCGTACGTCCGGTGGAACGCCGCGATGCTCGTGCACCGGGCGCAGCGTCCGGAGATCGGCGTCGGCGGGCACATCTCCACCTTCGCCAGCTCGGCGTCGCTCTACGAGGTGGGCTTCAACCACTTCTTCCGGGGCAAGAACCACCCGGGCGGCGGCGACCAGATCTTCTACCAGGGTCACGCCTCCCCCGGCATGTACGCGCGAGCGTTCCTGGAGGGGCGGCTCAGCGAGCACCAGCTCGACGGGTTCCGCCAGGAGCTGTCCCACCCGGGCGGCGGGTTGCCCTCGTACCCGCACCCGCGGCTGATGCCGGACTTCTGGGAGTTCCCCACCGTCTCGATGGGTCTCGGTGGCCTGAACGCGATCTACCAGGCGCGGTTCAACCGCTACCTGCAGCACCGTGGCATCAAGGACACCTCGCAGCAGCACGTCTGGGCGTTCCTCGGCGACGGCGAGATGGACGAGCCGGAGACGCTCGGCGCGATCGGCGTGGCCGCCCGCGAGGAGCTGGACAACCTCACCTTCGTGATCAACTGCAACCTCCAGCGGCTGGACGGCCCGGTCCGGGGCAACGGCAAGGTCATGCAGGAGCTGGAGGCGTTCTTCCGGGGTGCCGGCTGGAACGTGATCAAGGTTGTCTGGGGCCGTGAGTGGGACCCGCTGCTCGCCGCGGACACCGACGGCGCGCTGGTCAACCTGATGAACACCACGACCGACGGCGACTACCAGACCTACAAGGCGGAGTCGGGCGCGTACGTCCGCGAGCACTTCTTCGGCCGGGACGCCCGGACCCGCAAGATGGTCGAGTCGCTCAGCGACGACGAGATCTGGAACCTCAAGCGGGGTGGGCACGACTACCGCAAGCTCTACGCGGCCTACAAGGCGGCCACCGAGCACACCGGTCAGCCAACGGTCATCCTCGCGAAGACGATCAAGGGCTGGACGCTCGGCTCGCACTTCGAGGGCCGCAACGCGACCCACCAGATGAAGAAGCTGACGCTGGAGGACCTGAAGACCTTCCGCGACCGCCTCTACCTGGACATCCCCGACAAGGCGCTGGAGGAGAACCCCTACCTGCCGCCGTACTACCACCCGGGCGAGAAGTCCGAGGAGCTGGCGTACCTGAAGGAGCGCCGCGAGCAGCTCGGCGGCTACCTGCCGAGCCGGCGCACCAGCACCAAGCGGCTGACCATCCCCGGTCCGGAGCGGTTCGCCGACGTCAAGCGCGGCTCGGGCAAGCAGAAGGTGGCCACCACGATGGCCTTCGTCCGCCTGCTCAAGGACATCATGAAGGACAAGGAGTTCGGCAAGCGCTGGGTGCCGATCATCCCGGACGAGGCCCGTACCTTCGGTCTCGACTCGATCTTCCCGACCGCAAAGATCTACTCGCCGCACGGCCAGCGCTACACCTCCGTCGACCGGGAGCTGTTCCTGTCGTACAAGGAGTCGACGACCGGGCAGATCCTGCACGAGGGGATCAACGAGGCCGGCTCGGTCGCCTCGTTCACCGCCGCGGGCTCGGCGTACGCCACGCACGACGAGCCGATGATCCCGATGTACATCTTCTACTCGATGTTCGGGTTCCAGCGGACCGCCGACGGGCTGTGGGCAGCGGCCGACCAGATGGCGCGGGGCTTCCTGCTCGGCGCGACCGCCGGGCGGACCACGCTCAACGGTGAGGGCCTCCAGCACGAGGACGGCCACTCGCTGCTGCTCGCCGCCACCAACCCGGCGGTGGTCGCGTACGACCCGGCGTTCTCCTTCGAGATCGCGCACATCATGGAGCAGGGCCTGCACCGGATGTACGGGGACGCGCAGGAGAACGTCTTCTACTACCTGACGGTCTACAACGAGCCGATCCTCCAGCCGGCCGAGCCGGAGGGCGTCGACGTCGAGGGCCTGCTCAAGGGCATCTACCGTTACTCGCCGGCGCCGCAGGTGGACGGCCCGAAGGCCAACGTGCTCGCCTCCGGCACCGGCATGCAGTGGGCGCTCAAGGCCCAGCAGCTGCTCGCCCAGGACTGGGGGGTGGCCGCCGACGTCTGGTCGGTGACCTCGTGGACCGAGCTGCGCCGCGACGCGGTGCAGGCCGAGGAGCACAACCTTCTCAACCCGGGCAGCGAGGCGAAGGTCCCGTACATCACCCAGAAGCTGGCCGACGCGGACGGGCCGAAGGTCGCGGTCAGCGACTGGATGCGCGCGGTACCGGACCTGATCGCGCGCTGGGTGCCGGGCGACTACACGTCACTGGGCACCGACGGCTTCGGCATGTCGGACACCCGGCACGCGCTGCGCCGGCACTTCCACGTCGACGCGGAGTCGATCGTGGTCGCCACGCTGCGGCAGCTCGCTCGCAGCGGCGCGGTCGACGCCGCGGTGCCGGCCGAGGCCGCCAAGAAGTACGCGATCGACGACGTCAACGCCGCCCCGGTCGGGGAGACCGGCGGCGACAGCTGA
- a CDS encoding secondary thiamine-phosphate synthase enzyme YjbQ, whose amino-acid sequence MRSDVITVQTGTRPAVRDITAEAQQFVSDAGDGLLHVFVPHATAGLAIIETGSGSDDDLLTAIDALLPTDNRWRHRHGSPGHGRDHVLPAFVPPYATVPVVDGRLALGTWQSICLVDTNGDNPIRQVRFSFLPG is encoded by the coding sequence ATGCGCAGTGACGTGATCACCGTCCAGACCGGGACCCGACCGGCCGTCCGGGACATCACCGCCGAGGCCCAGCAGTTCGTCTCCGACGCGGGCGACGGTCTCCTGCACGTCTTCGTGCCACACGCCACCGCCGGCCTGGCGATCATCGAGACCGGCTCGGGTTCCGACGACGACCTGCTCACCGCGATCGACGCGCTGCTGCCCACCGACAACCGTTGGCGACACCGGCACGGCTCGCCCGGCCACGGCCGGGATCACGTGCTCCCGGCGTTCGTCCCGCCGTACGCCACGGTGCCTGTGGTCGACGGACGGCTGGCGCTCGGCACCTGGCAGTCGATCTGCCTCGTCGACACGAACGGGGACAATCCCATCCGCCAGGTCCGCTTCTCGTTCCTGCCGGGCTGA
- a CDS encoding SRPBCC domain-containing protein, which translates to MILVERSAHVAAPIEVVWDVVQRAEQLPAWLAGVRAAEVLSGEGFGRRQLVQAGRGSAHEAEVIAYQEPTLIGWRERAKGAGSRAEARTEIYVQLTPDEEEGGTIVRLIVVRWPAGPVKAALLRLGLRRVGADLEDSLARLTDLAAVG; encoded by the coding sequence ATGATCCTCGTGGAACGCAGTGCGCACGTGGCGGCGCCAATCGAAGTGGTCTGGGATGTCGTCCAGCGGGCCGAGCAGTTGCCGGCCTGGCTGGCGGGGGTCCGCGCGGCCGAAGTGCTCTCCGGAGAGGGCTTCGGGCGGCGACAACTCGTCCAGGCGGGGCGCGGCTCGGCGCATGAGGCCGAGGTGATCGCCTACCAGGAGCCGACGCTGATCGGCTGGCGGGAGCGGGCGAAGGGCGCCGGGTCGCGAGCGGAGGCGCGCACCGAGATCTACGTCCAGCTCACTCCCGACGAGGAGGAGGGCGGGACGATCGTGCGGCTCATCGTGGTCCGCTGGCCGGCCGGCCCGGTCAAGGCGGCCCTGCTGCGCCTCGGACTGCGGCGGGTCGGCGCCGACCTGGAGGACTCGCTGGCCCGGCTCACCGACCTGGCCGCCGTCGGCTGA